The Candidatus Zixiibacteriota bacterium genome includes the window CGGCGCTCGATGTGGCATTATTGCAATCGTAAGACGAACGACTCTCCCGGAAGATTGAGGTTGACCCCAAGGCGTATGATTATTATTTGAGGGGAAAGAAATATTTCAGTATTGCGGGCTACCCCCACAAAGAAGTTCGTCTGGCAGAGAAGATGCAGCTCAAGGCAATCGAACTGGCGCCCGATTTTGCTCAAGCCTATGCTGAATTAGGTTTAATCTATGCCGAGATGTACTGGGAAGGAACCGATCCCTCTGAAGAATGTCTGAAACAAGCCAGAAGTATGATAGACAAAGCCTTGGCACTTGCGCCCCACGCCGCCGAGTCACACCAGGCTCTGGGCTGGTATTATTATCATGGGTTGCGCGATTTCGGCCGCGCGCTGGACGAGTTTTCCAGAGTGCTCGAATTGCAGCCGAATAATGCCATGGCCCGCGCCAGTATGGCCTGGGTGCAGCGACGTCAGGGGAAATGGAAAGAGGCCATAGAAGGACTGCAAACGGTTGTTTTGCTCGACCCCCGTGAAGCGTGGTACAGATACGAACTGGGATTTACATATTTCTATTGCCGTCGATATCACGATGCCATCGCCCTATTTGATGAAGTGATAGATTTGCATCCGAATACCCCGGCCGCTTATCTGGTGAAATCATTTGCGTTGCTCAATTTGACGGGTGAAACTCGACAAGCCCGGGAAGCGCTTGATGACGGGAAAGCTTGTACCGGCCGCACGCCTCAGTTGACCTGGTTTGAGGTATATTATGACTTTTGTGACAAGGA containing:
- a CDS encoding tetratricopeptide repeat protein; protein product: MQLKAIELAPDFAQAYAELGLIYAEMYWEGTDPSEECLKQARSMIDKALALAPHAAESHQALGWYYYHGLRDFGRALDEFSRVLELQPNNAMARASMAWVQRRQGKWKEAIEGLQTVVLLDPREAWYRYELGFTYFYCRRYHDAIALFDEVIDLHPNTPAAYLVKSFALLNLTGETRQAREALDDGKACTGRTPQLTWFEVYYDFCDKDYEHAFGLLTSPGVVLHPNNPDSSDYYFMKGACLSKMKKLSAAEVYFDSARVKLESRLAQSSESAALLSSLARVYTWLGKSDKAIESATRATRLLPVSADALTGPDYILDLAMVYAQTGHEEKAMELLDYLLSIPNFVSVNALKLLPEFNHLHSNPRFQELLKKDNRSAI